A single Primulina eburnea isolate SZY01 chromosome 11, ASM2296580v1, whole genome shotgun sequence DNA region contains:
- the LOC140804627 gene encoding uncharacterized protein isoform X1, whose amino-acid sequence MRYVEMINMLFEDIPWEFPPFVLKANMERKGDISDYRSKLDNTLASPDLTNDETIKTLLKNQILESSYLQFEVTLLSEYLDNVVERKSKEVSDFLEMLRSATKSSSKDLNRGWKVKEETEEFRVMYREGPEGTPFHSLLIEGYVDGPLDVCLCISWESGLYQKWLPQISIPTFKVVSSQCLRRIRTSENISLVRMKVPWPLSSREALLHGFTFEYFEDGLIVVLLNSISDSETIDIRTHGFTRDGIPDAQDVVRIGLVGGFALQKVTADRSFFRTIANMDIKLDFVPPALINFISRQLLGSGFKLYKKEVAAVSQGDEKFLEALNDPLYCRVREALFMGNTLYESPEQENLKQSMSIELRQKGTKELERNHSESNNGRDDSVIASEYVVSVGRNTIDEIEEFDENDTKGSKLLLNNVQKSCDDSSSELTERADKEIVTGQELEQISITTHEIAETLKTKNAIVSQEVEQALGTLEKIIYMYRETNGNQGIFHPKIHTRVNLEKCDVEESLGSEADRMCRKSENCEFSRTGPTETTSQELRNSSDHHASRLEESTHYSKGTNHSHNALASQDKSSSHAKHVASGSFMDQRTESPFREKTTENHAVNASANKTNGHVKTKTRNEKYRYCCFNSISGN is encoded by the exons ATGAGATATGTAGAGATGATCAATATGCTGTTTGAAG ATATTCCGTGGGAGTTTCCCCCTTTTGTTTTGAAAGCAAATATGGAGAGGAAAGGTGATATATCTGATTATAGAAGCAAACTGGATAACACCTTGGCATCTCCTGACTTGacaaatgatgagacaattaaGACCCTTCTGAAGAATCAAATTTTAGAGTCATCATATTTGCAGTTTGAAG TTACATTACTTTCAGAATACCTGGATAATGTGGTGGAAAGAAAAAGCAAGGAAGTTTCCGACTTCCTAGAAATGTTGAGAAGTGCAACAAAATCAAGCAGCAAGGATTTAAATCGTGGTTGGAAA GTAAAAGAAGAAACAGAAGAATTTCGAGTTATGTATCGAGAAGGACCAGAGGGCACTCCATTCCATTCACTGCTTATTGAAGGCTATGTGGATGGACCTCTCGATGTTT GTCTCTGTATTTCATGGGAGTCAGGTCTCTATCAAAAATG GTTGCCTCAAATTTCAATTCCAACATTCAAAGTCGTCTCATCCCAATGTTTACGAAGAATCAGAACCAGTGAAAACATATCATTGGTGAG GATGAAGGTTCCGTGGCCGCTTTCCAGTAGAGAGGCTTTACTACATGGTTTTACATTTGAGTATTTCGAGGATGGTCTAATCGTGGTGCTTTTGAACTCG ATATCTGACTCAGAGACTATTGATATACGTACTCATGGGTTCACTCGAGACGGGATACCTGACGCACAGGATGTAGTAAGAATAGGCTTGGTGGGAGGTTTTGCTTTACAGAAAGTTACCGCAGATAGAAGCTTCTTCAG GACAATTGCAAACATGGATATCAAGTTGGACTTCGTTCCTCCAGCATTAATCAATTTTATCTCGAGGCAGCTTTTAGGTAGTGGTTTTAAGCTCTACAAAAAG GAAGTTGCTGCTGTTTCTCAAGGCGATGAAAAATTTCTTGAGGCCTTGAACGACCCCTTGTACTGTCGTGTCCGTGAGGCTCTTTTTATGGGAAATACATTGTATGAATCCCCCGAACAAGAAAATCTGAAACAAAGCATGTCCATTGAGCTTAGACAAAAAGGGACAAAAGAATTGGAACGTAATCATTCTGAGTCGAATAACGGTCGTGATGACTCTGTTATTGCCTCAGAGTATGTAGTGAGTGTAGGTAGAAATACAATTGATGAAATTGAGGAGTTTGATGAAAATGATACTAAAGGAAGCAAATTATTACTCAATAATGTTCAGAAATCGTGTGATGATTCAAGTAGTGAACTTACAGAAAGGGCTGACAAGGAAATCGTTACAGGCCAAGAGCTAGAACAAATTTCAATAACCACCCATGAAATTGCAGAAACTTTAAAGACGAAGAATGCGATTGTCAGTCAAGAGGTTGAACAAGCTCTCGGAACATTGGAAAAGATCATTTACATGTATCGGGAGACTAATGGTAACCAGGGAATCTTTCATCCCAAAATCCATACAAGAGTTAATTTAGAAAAATGTGATGTGGAAGAATCTCTGGGATCTGAAGCTGATCGGATGTGCAGAAAAAGCGAAAATTGTGAATTCTCAAGAACAGGACCAACAGAAACGACCTCACAAGAACTCAGAAACAGCTCTGACCATCATGCTTCCAG GCTTGAAGAGTCCACACATTACTCAAAGGGAACAAACCATAGCCACAATGCACTAGCTTCACAGGATAAATCCTCCTCTCACGCCAAGCATGTTGCTTCAGGCTCCTTTATGGACCAGAGAACTGAATCGCCATTCCGTGAGAAGACGACAGAGAATCATGCCGTGAATGCTAGTGCAAACAAGACGAATGGACATGTCAAGACTAAAACAAGAAACGAGAAATATCGGTATTGTTGCTTCAATTCTATTTCTGGGAACTAA
- the LOC140804627 gene encoding uncharacterized protein isoform X2, with product MRYVEMINMLFEDIPWEFPPFVLKANMERKGDISDYRSKLDNTLASPDLTNDETIKTLLKNQILESSYLQFEEYLDNVVERKSKEVSDFLEMLRSATKSSSKDLNRGWKVKEETEEFRVMYREGPEGTPFHSLLIEGYVDGPLDVCLCISWESGLYQKWLPQISIPTFKVVSSQCLRRIRTSENISLVRMKVPWPLSSREALLHGFTFEYFEDGLIVVLLNSISDSETIDIRTHGFTRDGIPDAQDVVRIGLVGGFALQKVTADRSFFRTIANMDIKLDFVPPALINFISRQLLGSGFKLYKKEVAAVSQGDEKFLEALNDPLYCRVREALFMGNTLYESPEQENLKQSMSIELRQKGTKELERNHSESNNGRDDSVIASEYVVSVGRNTIDEIEEFDENDTKGSKLLLNNVQKSCDDSSSELTERADKEIVTGQELEQISITTHEIAETLKTKNAIVSQEVEQALGTLEKIIYMYRETNGNQGIFHPKIHTRVNLEKCDVEESLGSEADRMCRKSENCEFSRTGPTETTSQELRNSSDHHASRLEESTHYSKGTNHSHNALASQDKSSSHAKHVASGSFMDQRTESPFREKTTENHAVNASANKTNGHVKTKTRNEKYRYCCFNSISGN from the exons ATGAGATATGTAGAGATGATCAATATGCTGTTTGAAG ATATTCCGTGGGAGTTTCCCCCTTTTGTTTTGAAAGCAAATATGGAGAGGAAAGGTGATATATCTGATTATAGAAGCAAACTGGATAACACCTTGGCATCTCCTGACTTGacaaatgatgagacaattaaGACCCTTCTGAAGAATCAAATTTTAGAGTCATCATATTTGCAGTTTGAAG AATACCTGGATAATGTGGTGGAAAGAAAAAGCAAGGAAGTTTCCGACTTCCTAGAAATGTTGAGAAGTGCAACAAAATCAAGCAGCAAGGATTTAAATCGTGGTTGGAAA GTAAAAGAAGAAACAGAAGAATTTCGAGTTATGTATCGAGAAGGACCAGAGGGCACTCCATTCCATTCACTGCTTATTGAAGGCTATGTGGATGGACCTCTCGATGTTT GTCTCTGTATTTCATGGGAGTCAGGTCTCTATCAAAAATG GTTGCCTCAAATTTCAATTCCAACATTCAAAGTCGTCTCATCCCAATGTTTACGAAGAATCAGAACCAGTGAAAACATATCATTGGTGAG GATGAAGGTTCCGTGGCCGCTTTCCAGTAGAGAGGCTTTACTACATGGTTTTACATTTGAGTATTTCGAGGATGGTCTAATCGTGGTGCTTTTGAACTCG ATATCTGACTCAGAGACTATTGATATACGTACTCATGGGTTCACTCGAGACGGGATACCTGACGCACAGGATGTAGTAAGAATAGGCTTGGTGGGAGGTTTTGCTTTACAGAAAGTTACCGCAGATAGAAGCTTCTTCAG GACAATTGCAAACATGGATATCAAGTTGGACTTCGTTCCTCCAGCATTAATCAATTTTATCTCGAGGCAGCTTTTAGGTAGTGGTTTTAAGCTCTACAAAAAG GAAGTTGCTGCTGTTTCTCAAGGCGATGAAAAATTTCTTGAGGCCTTGAACGACCCCTTGTACTGTCGTGTCCGTGAGGCTCTTTTTATGGGAAATACATTGTATGAATCCCCCGAACAAGAAAATCTGAAACAAAGCATGTCCATTGAGCTTAGACAAAAAGGGACAAAAGAATTGGAACGTAATCATTCTGAGTCGAATAACGGTCGTGATGACTCTGTTATTGCCTCAGAGTATGTAGTGAGTGTAGGTAGAAATACAATTGATGAAATTGAGGAGTTTGATGAAAATGATACTAAAGGAAGCAAATTATTACTCAATAATGTTCAGAAATCGTGTGATGATTCAAGTAGTGAACTTACAGAAAGGGCTGACAAGGAAATCGTTACAGGCCAAGAGCTAGAACAAATTTCAATAACCACCCATGAAATTGCAGAAACTTTAAAGACGAAGAATGCGATTGTCAGTCAAGAGGTTGAACAAGCTCTCGGAACATTGGAAAAGATCATTTACATGTATCGGGAGACTAATGGTAACCAGGGAATCTTTCATCCCAAAATCCATACAAGAGTTAATTTAGAAAAATGTGATGTGGAAGAATCTCTGGGATCTGAAGCTGATCGGATGTGCAGAAAAAGCGAAAATTGTGAATTCTCAAGAACAGGACCAACAGAAACGACCTCACAAGAACTCAGAAACAGCTCTGACCATCATGCTTCCAG GCTTGAAGAGTCCACACATTACTCAAAGGGAACAAACCATAGCCACAATGCACTAGCTTCACAGGATAAATCCTCCTCTCACGCCAAGCATGTTGCTTCAGGCTCCTTTATGGACCAGAGAACTGAATCGCCATTCCGTGAGAAGACGACAGAGAATCATGCCGTGAATGCTAGTGCAAACAAGACGAATGGACATGTCAAGACTAAAACAAGAAACGAGAAATATCGGTATTGTTGCTTCAATTCTATTTCTGGGAACTAA
- the LOC140804627 gene encoding uncharacterized protein isoform X3, with product MERKGDISDYRSKLDNTLASPDLTNDETIKTLLKNQILESSYLQFEVTLLSEYLDNVVERKSKEVSDFLEMLRSATKSSSKDLNRGWKVKEETEEFRVMYREGPEGTPFHSLLIEGYVDGPLDVCLCISWESGLYQKWLPQISIPTFKVVSSQCLRRIRTSENISLVRMKVPWPLSSREALLHGFTFEYFEDGLIVVLLNSISDSETIDIRTHGFTRDGIPDAQDVVRIGLVGGFALQKVTADRSFFRTIANMDIKLDFVPPALINFISRQLLGSGFKLYKKEVAAVSQGDEKFLEALNDPLYCRVREALFMGNTLYESPEQENLKQSMSIELRQKGTKELERNHSESNNGRDDSVIASEYVVSVGRNTIDEIEEFDENDTKGSKLLLNNVQKSCDDSSSELTERADKEIVTGQELEQISITTHEIAETLKTKNAIVSQEVEQALGTLEKIIYMYRETNGNQGIFHPKIHTRVNLEKCDVEESLGSEADRMCRKSENCEFSRTGPTETTSQELRNSSDHHASRLEESTHYSKGTNHSHNALASQDKSSSHAKHVASGSFMDQRTESPFREKTTENHAVNASANKTNGHVKTKTRNEKYRYCCFNSISGN from the exons ATGGAGAGGAAAGGTGATATATCTGATTATAGAAGCAAACTGGATAACACCTTGGCATCTCCTGACTTGacaaatgatgagacaattaaGACCCTTCTGAAGAATCAAATTTTAGAGTCATCATATTTGCAGTTTGAAG TTACATTACTTTCAGAATACCTGGATAATGTGGTGGAAAGAAAAAGCAAGGAAGTTTCCGACTTCCTAGAAATGTTGAGAAGTGCAACAAAATCAAGCAGCAAGGATTTAAATCGTGGTTGGAAA GTAAAAGAAGAAACAGAAGAATTTCGAGTTATGTATCGAGAAGGACCAGAGGGCACTCCATTCCATTCACTGCTTATTGAAGGCTATGTGGATGGACCTCTCGATGTTT GTCTCTGTATTTCATGGGAGTCAGGTCTCTATCAAAAATG GTTGCCTCAAATTTCAATTCCAACATTCAAAGTCGTCTCATCCCAATGTTTACGAAGAATCAGAACCAGTGAAAACATATCATTGGTGAG GATGAAGGTTCCGTGGCCGCTTTCCAGTAGAGAGGCTTTACTACATGGTTTTACATTTGAGTATTTCGAGGATGGTCTAATCGTGGTGCTTTTGAACTCG ATATCTGACTCAGAGACTATTGATATACGTACTCATGGGTTCACTCGAGACGGGATACCTGACGCACAGGATGTAGTAAGAATAGGCTTGGTGGGAGGTTTTGCTTTACAGAAAGTTACCGCAGATAGAAGCTTCTTCAG GACAATTGCAAACATGGATATCAAGTTGGACTTCGTTCCTCCAGCATTAATCAATTTTATCTCGAGGCAGCTTTTAGGTAGTGGTTTTAAGCTCTACAAAAAG GAAGTTGCTGCTGTTTCTCAAGGCGATGAAAAATTTCTTGAGGCCTTGAACGACCCCTTGTACTGTCGTGTCCGTGAGGCTCTTTTTATGGGAAATACATTGTATGAATCCCCCGAACAAGAAAATCTGAAACAAAGCATGTCCATTGAGCTTAGACAAAAAGGGACAAAAGAATTGGAACGTAATCATTCTGAGTCGAATAACGGTCGTGATGACTCTGTTATTGCCTCAGAGTATGTAGTGAGTGTAGGTAGAAATACAATTGATGAAATTGAGGAGTTTGATGAAAATGATACTAAAGGAAGCAAATTATTACTCAATAATGTTCAGAAATCGTGTGATGATTCAAGTAGTGAACTTACAGAAAGGGCTGACAAGGAAATCGTTACAGGCCAAGAGCTAGAACAAATTTCAATAACCACCCATGAAATTGCAGAAACTTTAAAGACGAAGAATGCGATTGTCAGTCAAGAGGTTGAACAAGCTCTCGGAACATTGGAAAAGATCATTTACATGTATCGGGAGACTAATGGTAACCAGGGAATCTTTCATCCCAAAATCCATACAAGAGTTAATTTAGAAAAATGTGATGTGGAAGAATCTCTGGGATCTGAAGCTGATCGGATGTGCAGAAAAAGCGAAAATTGTGAATTCTCAAGAACAGGACCAACAGAAACGACCTCACAAGAACTCAGAAACAGCTCTGACCATCATGCTTCCAG GCTTGAAGAGTCCACACATTACTCAAAGGGAACAAACCATAGCCACAATGCACTAGCTTCACAGGATAAATCCTCCTCTCACGCCAAGCATGTTGCTTCAGGCTCCTTTATGGACCAGAGAACTGAATCGCCATTCCGTGAGAAGACGACAGAGAATCATGCCGTGAATGCTAGTGCAAACAAGACGAATGGACATGTCAAGACTAAAACAAGAAACGAGAAATATCGGTATTGTTGCTTCAATTCTATTTCTGGGAACTAA